One segment of Paenibacillus sp. FSL R7-0337 DNA contains the following:
- a CDS encoding AAA family ATPase, translating into MLKNFSFQSFKSFDSSILEIEKLTSVIGTNAGGKTNAIEGMKILSEISSGRDLSIILDGSKNIDSEIRGGSVGCPRIGTDTFTLGCLVDIDADYDLEYSITIKVSNRVFVLAEHLLKLSSSGDRPVTVFKTKDTPDDYSDINAEYNNGRKGRNPEVTCIRSVSVLSQLSSKMPTTTEYNKKNVSYINLVLERLGKILFLDPLPVRMRDYSRMSDHELRPTADNISSVIYELCKNEEVKQELLDAVKDLPEMKFWILGS; encoded by the coding sequence ATGCTGAAGAATTTTTCGTTCCAGAGCTTCAAAAGCTTTGATTCATCTATTCTAGAAATTGAGAAATTAACATCGGTTATTGGCACTAATGCAGGCGGTAAAACCAATGCGATTGAAGGGATGAAGATACTCTCTGAAATCTCTTCAGGAAGAGACCTATCTATTATTCTGGATGGCTCTAAGAATATAGACAGTGAGATCAGAGGCGGGAGTGTAGGCTGTCCCAGAATTGGTACAGATACATTTACTCTAGGGTGTCTGGTGGATATTGATGCGGATTATGACTTGGAGTATTCCATAACCATCAAAGTGAGCAATCGTGTTTTTGTGCTTGCTGAGCATTTGTTGAAGCTATCCTCTAGCGGCGACAGACCGGTGACCGTGTTTAAGACCAAAGATACTCCTGACGATTATAGCGATATTAACGCTGAATATAATAATGGGCGCAAGGGAAGAAATCCCGAAGTGACCTGTATTCGTTCTGTCTCTGTTCTATCACAGCTATCGTCCAAGATGCCTACGACTACAGAGTATAATAAGAAGAACGTGTCTTACATAAATCTGGTTCTGGAGCGTCTGGGGAAGATACTCTTCTTAGATCCTTTGCCGGTTCGGATGAGAGATTATTCAAGGATGAGCGACCATGAGCTAAGACCTACGGCCGATAATATTTCTTCTGTTATATATGAATTGTGCAAGAATGAAGAGGTTAAGCAAGAGTTGCTGGACGCAGTAAAGGATCTGCCGGAGATGAAATTTTGGATATTGGGTTCATAA
- a CDS encoding AAA family ATPase, with protein MFCLKEKYGERSEFVEAKRLSDGTLRYVAILAALITEDPDTMIVIEEVDNGIHPSRMKSLIQTISRLTKERKIDVIITTHNPTLLNALSKEELFGVVLCYRDPDNGSSKFYSLPDMESLPVLLSKGNLGDLTVRDELVKALKKPAEDHTDLSWLEV; from the coding sequence ATGTTCTGCCTGAAGGAGAAGTATGGTGAACGCTCGGAATTCGTGGAGGCCAAGCGTCTCTCGGATGGTACACTCAGATATGTGGCCATTCTCGCTGCACTTATTACAGAAGACCCTGATACTATGATTGTGATTGAAGAGGTGGATAACGGAATCCACCCCAGCCGAATGAAGAGCCTGATCCAAACGATATCCAGACTAACCAAAGAGAGAAAGATAGATGTCATCATTACAACACATAATCCGACCTTACTGAATGCTCTATCCAAAGAAGAATTGTTCGGGGTTGTTTTGTGTTACAGAGATCCTGACAACGGATCAAGTAAATTCTATTCCTTGCCGGATATGGAATCCTTACCGGTTCTTTTGTCAAAAGGTAATCTGGGCGATCTGACGGTCCGGGACGAATTAGTGAAGGCGTTGAAGAAGCCTGCTGAAGATCATACAGATCTAAGCTGGTTGGAGGTGTAG
- a CDS encoding helix-turn-helix transcriptional regulator, whose product MGKNIVVKIPELTAKHEISVRELSRISRVRHAALSELSNGKRENISFNHIVRIAEAQNIQDIREIIDLVDSKEKD is encoded by the coding sequence GTGGGGAAGAATATTGTAGTGAAAATACCTGAATTGACTGCTAAGCATGAAATCTCCGTAAGAGAGTTATCTAGAATCTCCAGGGTCCGCCATGCCGCTTTAAGCGAACTATCCAATGGAAAGAGAGAAAACATTAGCTTCAATCATATCGTTAGAATAGCAGAAGCTCAAAATATTCAGGATATACGTGAGATTATCGACTTGGTTGACAGTAAAGAAAAGGATTGA
- a CDS encoding DUF6809 family protein: MLESLYHGSLFPSEDIISKDPNYRPLNGQITESLEAWKQKLSVSEFEELESLLELYSQVQGMDMTAAFVSGLKDGAMMIIEVLIK; this comes from the coding sequence ATTCTCGAATCGCTATATCATGGTAGTCTATTCCCTAGTGAAGATATAATCTCCAAGGACCCTAATTATCGCCCGCTTAACGGTCAGATTACCGAATCTCTCGAAGCTTGGAAGCAGAAGCTGTCAGTGAGTGAGTTCGAGGAACTGGAGTCTTTACTGGAGCTATATTCACAAGTGCAGGGAATGGATATGACGGCTGCATTTGTGTCAGGGTTAAAGGACGGGGCCATGATGATAATTGAAGTGCTAATTAAGTAA
- a CDS encoding WYL domain-containing protein has product MNPFEKIFNFQIISRLEEAGSLALTSQERSWLKTMLGHPAAAEAFSMETLRKLNSLLEAEASIEVGEIIIEKARSKERQVYHPLLRPLRRIIMENQGIQITYAIKHGGERTDPSGFPHKLEYNMYKREWYLQWYSTRQRSLMSTKLRNIVSAEPAPIPAHRIEGLKARIARLLDGLRESACIQVIPVYNAELSRILATFSCFDKSVAFDEATGIYHITVHYMRDDSEFLLSRIRFLGLRVKITEGEQLKQRMLKSAEMAVGRYGEE; this is encoded by the coding sequence ATGAATCCCTTTGAGAAAATATTCAACTTCCAGATCATCTCCCGCCTGGAGGAAGCAGGCTCCCTGGCGCTGACCTCGCAGGAGCGTTCCTGGCTGAAGACGATGCTGGGTCATCCGGCGGCGGCTGAAGCTTTTTCAATGGAGACCTTACGTAAACTGAATTCCCTGCTGGAGGCCGAAGCTTCTATTGAAGTAGGAGAGATTATCATCGAGAAGGCCCGCAGCAAGGAACGCCAGGTCTATCATCCGCTGCTCCGCCCCCTGCGCCGCATCATCATGGAGAATCAGGGAATTCAGATCACGTATGCGATCAAGCATGGCGGGGAACGGACCGATCCGTCCGGCTTCCCCCACAAGCTGGAGTACAATATGTATAAGCGGGAGTGGTATCTGCAGTGGTACAGCACCCGGCAGCGCTCACTCATGTCCACCAAGCTGCGGAACATCGTGTCTGCCGAACCTGCTCCCATCCCCGCTCACCGGATAGAAGGCCTCAAGGCACGGATCGCCCGGCTCCTAGACGGTCTGAGAGAATCCGCCTGCATTCAGGTCATTCCGGTCTACAATGCCGAGCTGTCGCGGATCTTGGCCACCTTCTCCTGCTTCGATAAGTCAGTGGCCTTCGATGAAGCTACGGGGATCTATCACATCACCGTCCACTACATGAGAGATGACAGCGAGTTCCTGCTCTCCCGCATCCGCTTCCTGGGCCTGCGCGTGAAGATCACTGAGGGCGAGCAGCTGAAGCAGCGCATGCTGAAGTCGGCGGAGATGGCGGTGGGAAGGTATGGGGAGGAATAG
- a CDS encoding WYL domain-containing protein: MAKESFDKEIQFLRMLSLAGGAYSRQQFAERLGISVHTYDKTLRNLKEMVTVLQQDLTAEQGTELSEWLRYNYYESADPLLLFLFRAKSLKETESIRLTLLLTALQSEELTAKELHDGCCDQMPADSPLPDEKTIRGDLKYLEEVGVIVKVNDKRPYRYKAANELLDQLTDDELLDLFDYVDVIANTQIPSVQGYLLRDTLKKALRIRGILHEATETHRYKYHYHSRILDEAHLYTIFGAVQQRRRIKFLYLSPKKGMNYTSQNTNPLFERESAGITDSLLPLRVVYDHQYGRWYLIGYHSRTGIKKLRMDGLTQVEEGEPVEEEEFAQRLQQLETQLEYSWVTDTNRTVKVAVRFYNPSRSGANFIRERVEAQGQWGTITEESGTTFLYEITVNEIFEIKPWLRSFGSSCEILEPRWLRKQFMEEWKEIKSYYESL; the protein is encoded by the coding sequence ATGGCCAAGGAAAGCTTCGATAAAGAAATACAGTTTCTCCGTATGCTGTCACTAGCCGGGGGAGCCTACAGCAGGCAGCAATTCGCCGAGCGGCTCGGCATTTCCGTACATACCTATGACAAAACGCTGCGCAATCTCAAAGAGATGGTGACCGTCCTGCAGCAGGATCTGACCGCAGAACAAGGCACCGAGCTGTCCGAATGGCTCCGCTATAATTACTATGAATCTGCCGATCCGCTGCTCCTGTTCCTTTTCCGGGCGAAATCACTGAAGGAGACGGAGAGTATCCGGTTGACGCTGCTGTTAACCGCACTTCAGAGCGAGGAGCTAACGGCCAAGGAGCTGCATGACGGCTGCTGTGACCAGATGCCTGCCGATTCGCCGCTGCCGGACGAGAAGACCATCCGGGGAGACCTGAAATACCTGGAGGAGGTAGGCGTGATTGTAAAGGTAAATGACAAGCGCCCCTACCGGTACAAAGCCGCCAACGAGCTGCTGGACCAGCTGACGGATGATGAGCTGCTCGACCTGTTCGATTATGTAGATGTCATTGCTAATACGCAGATTCCGTCCGTCCAGGGCTACCTGCTGCGTGACACTTTGAAGAAGGCTCTGCGGATAAGGGGCATTCTTCACGAAGCCACGGAGACCCACAGGTACAAATACCATTACCATTCCCGGATTCTGGATGAGGCGCATCTATATACGATTTTCGGGGCGGTTCAGCAGCGCCGGAGAATCAAATTCCTCTATCTGTCGCCCAAAAAAGGCATGAACTACACCTCCCAGAACACCAACCCCCTCTTCGAGCGGGAATCGGCAGGGATTACGGACAGTCTGCTTCCGCTGCGTGTCGTCTACGATCATCAGTATGGACGCTGGTATCTGATCGGCTATCACAGCCGGACGGGGATCAAGAAGCTGCGGATGGACGGCCTGACCCAGGTTGAAGAGGGCGAGCCTGTAGAAGAAGAGGAGTTCGCGCAGCGGCTTCAGCAATTGGAGACTCAGCTGGAGTATAGCTGGGTGACGGATACCAATCGTACAGTTAAGGTGGCCGTCCGATTCTATAACCCAAGCCGGTCCGGCGCCAACTTCATCCGGGAGCGGGTCGAGGCGCAGGGGCAGTGGGGAACCATTACGGAGGAATCGGGTACGACCTTCCTGTACGAGATTACGGTGAATGAGATCTTCGAGATCAAGCCGTGGCTGCGGAGCTTCGGTTCAAGCTGCGAGATTCTGGAGCCCCGCTGGCTGCGCAAGCAGTTCATGGAGGAATGGAAGGAGATCAAGAGCTACTATGAATCCCTTTGA
- a CDS encoding nucleotidyltransferase domain-containing protein: MNPINTLIHKQLKQIEQEEQVTILYACESGSRAWGFPSQDSDYDVRFIYVHRPEWYLSIWDARDVIERPINNMLDINGWDLRKALKLFHKSNPPLLEWLQSPIQYAEKFSVAEQLRGISPYTFSPKSCMYHYLNMAKGNYRDYLQGEQVKIKKYFYVLRPVLACEWIHRYGEMPPMAFEVLVERLIPRDSELWKVVQHLLARKKSGEELDLEPRLSAINEYLEEQLQVLEKTAAAYLSVKTDNRDRELDVLFREVMQEVWGLNL; this comes from the coding sequence ATGAACCCTATCAATACGCTCATCCACAAGCAATTGAAGCAGATTGAACAAGAGGAGCAAGTGACGATCCTCTATGCCTGTGAATCAGGCAGCCGGGCGTGGGGATTCCCCTCGCAGGACAGTGATTACGATGTGCGGTTCATCTATGTGCATCGGCCGGAGTGGTACTTATCGATCTGGGATGCACGGGATGTCATAGAGCGTCCTATTAACAATATGCTGGATATTAACGGCTGGGATCTGCGCAAAGCGCTGAAGCTGTTCCATAAATCCAACCCGCCGCTGCTGGAGTGGCTGCAGTCCCCGATCCAGTATGCTGAGAAGTTCAGTGTGGCGGAGCAGCTTAGGGGGATCTCACCGTATACCTTTTCGCCGAAATCCTGTATGTACCATTACTTGAACATGGCCAAAGGCAATTACCGGGATTACCTGCAAGGGGAGCAGGTCAAGATCAAAAAGTATTTCTATGTGCTGCGCCCGGTGCTGGCCTGTGAGTGGATTCACCGGTACGGGGAGATGCCGCCGATGGCATTCGAGGTGCTGGTGGAACGGCTGATTCCAAGGGACAGTGAGCTGTGGAAGGTCGTGCAGCATTTGCTGGCCCGGAAGAAGTCGGGTGAGGAGCTGGACCTGGAACCGCGGCTGAGTGCGATTAACGAGTATCTGGAGGAGCAGCTGCAAGTGCTGGAGAAGACAGCGGCGGCATACCTCAGTGTTAAGACAGACAATCGGGACCGGGAGCTTGATGTTCTGTTCCGGGAGGTTATGCAGGAAGTGTGGGGGTTGAATTTGTAG
- a CDS encoding class I SAM-dependent methyltransferase translates to MAIVQLRSTNPQLSFIIRKNPQSGMQLRPVRQGIAYGWYSDEATYNVYFKDADNEVSYKKNDGESFEYLNVSRYNTPLFPLNAVNEFFSTPFKARDERDTEGFEHSFTIQMIHVERLHYIRFFEQHLKDYTFTLEHQAHKSYSLTITTRKSLYHLLHVVSVLSLFLSIFGDEYIDISDRILDKYIRSLNVMDAPFYIRSLFARNLLKTREQFKRYKTAVEQTDLYPMGLEYGSTAIQRRTFISGVLPFDKPILDIGCGEGFYAIPYAGKIEGTYYAVDINEELLEVVNRKAKAKELDNIVTFRSLEHFLELYNGEQVDVILTEVVEHMSELEAAALIRQIIRHVDFGQLIVTTPNADFNPYYELEGFRHEDHKWEKGQAAFQEWLTLTLQGLGVEAEFSLVGDRVGDIRTSQSAIVRRQEG, encoded by the coding sequence ATGGCTATTGTACAACTGAGATCAACGAACCCGCAGCTAAGCTTCATCATCCGCAAGAATCCGCAGAGCGGCATGCAGCTTCGCCCGGTCCGTCAGGGTATCGCATACGGCTGGTATTCGGATGAGGCTACTTATAATGTGTACTTCAAGGACGCTGACAATGAGGTCTCCTATAAAAAGAACGATGGCGAGAGCTTCGAGTACCTCAATGTCTCCCGCTATAACACCCCGTTATTCCCGCTGAATGCGGTGAATGAGTTCTTCTCTACCCCGTTCAAGGCGCGGGATGAGCGGGATACGGAGGGGTTTGAGCACTCTTTTACCATACAAATGATTCATGTCGAGCGGCTGCATTACATCCGGTTCTTTGAGCAGCATCTGAAGGATTATACGTTCACCCTGGAGCACCAGGCGCATAAGAGCTATTCCCTGACCATCACTACGCGCAAAAGCCTCTACCACCTCCTGCATGTGGTCAGTGTGCTGTCCTTGTTCTTATCGATCTTCGGTGACGAGTACATCGATATCTCGGACCGGATTCTGGACAAATATATCCGCAGTCTGAACGTGATGGACGCTCCTTTCTATATCCGCAGCCTGTTCGCCCGGAATCTCCTGAAGACCCGGGAGCAGTTCAAACGGTACAAGACGGCTGTCGAGCAAACAGATCTGTACCCGATGGGTCTGGAATATGGCAGTACGGCGATACAGCGGCGGACGTTCATCTCGGGTGTGCTTCCGTTTGATAAGCCCATTCTGGATATCGGCTGCGGCGAAGGCTTCTACGCCATTCCGTATGCCGGGAAGATTGAGGGCACTTATTATGCGGTGGACATCAACGAGGAGCTGCTGGAGGTTGTGAACCGCAAAGCAAAGGCCAAGGAGCTGGATAACATCGTCACCTTCCGCTCGCTGGAGCATTTCCTGGAGCTGTACAACGGAGAGCAGGTGGATGTCATTCTGACCGAGGTGGTGGAGCATATGAGTGAGCTGGAAGCGGCTGCGCTGATCCGGCAGATCATCCGCCATGTGGATTTCGGACAGCTGATTGTGACTACGCCGAATGCGGATTTCAATCCTTACTATGAGCTGGAGGGCTTCCGGCATGAGGATCACAAGTGGGAAAAAGGTCAGGCGGCGTTCCAGGAGTGGCTGACGCTCACACTGCAAGGGCTGGGCGTGGAAGCCGAATTCTCGCTCGTAGGTGACCGGGTGGGGGACATTCGTACTTCGCAGAGCGCCATTGTGCGCAGACAGGAGGGTTAG